The following proteins are co-located in the Microbacterium immunditiarum genome:
- a CDS encoding SHOCT domain-containing protein: MFFWDFFWYLLWAFYFVAYIYVVILIITDLFRDTKLNGWWKAVWIIFLVFLPFLTALVYLIARGKGLAERSAAARGGVVPETDDYRPAASASPTEDIAQAKALLDAGTITQGEFEALKSKALGHQYFGA; this comes from the coding sequence ATGTTCTTCTGGGACTTCTTCTGGTACCTGCTGTGGGCGTTCTACTTCGTCGCCTACATCTACGTGGTGATCCTCATCATCACCGACCTCTTCCGTGACACGAAGCTCAACGGGTGGTGGAAGGCGGTGTGGATCATCTTCCTCGTCTTCCTGCCCTTCCTGACGGCGCTCGTGTACCTGATCGCGCGTGGCAAGGGCCTGGCGGAGCGCTCGGCGGCCGCACGCGGCGGAGTCGTTCCCGAAACGGACGACTACCGGCCCGCGGCATCCGCGAGTCCGACCGAAGACATCGCGCAGGCCAAGGCGCTCCTCGACGCGGGAACCATCACCCAGGGCGAGTTCGAGGCGCTCAAGAGCAAGGCGCTCGGACACCAGTACTTCGGCGCGTAG
- the pyk gene encoding pyruvate kinase codes for MRRAKIVATLGPATSTYEMVRAIIDAGVDVARMNLSHGDYTVHENNFANVRKAAEDAQRPVAVLVDLQGPKIRLGKFADGPHELAEGDIFKITIEDVPGTKELVSTTFKGLPADVRPGDFLLIDDGKVRVKVLETDGTVVTTEVVVGGTVSNNKGINLPGVAVNVPALSEKDEADLRWALQIGADLIALSFVRDAKDVQRVHVIMAEEGRRIPVIAKIEKPQAVDNLEEIIDAFDGIMVARGDLAVELPLEAVPIVQKRAVELCRRMAKPVIVATQMLESMTHSPVPTRAEASDVANAVLDGADAVMLSGETSVGEYPVVTVETMGRIIESTEEHGLERILPLNTKPRTQGGAITLAAMEVAEFVEAEFVCIFTESGDTARRMSRLRPRIPMMAFTPEPAIRRRMALTWGIESALVEHVPHTDRMFIQVDDYFLGNDLAKVGDKVVVISGSPPGIIGTTNDIRVHKIGDAVHGAAPIYKSRE; via the coding sequence ATGAGACGCGCCAAGATCGTCGCAACCCTGGGCCCGGCGACTTCGACGTACGAGATGGTTCGCGCCATCATCGACGCCGGAGTCGACGTGGCTCGCATGAACCTCAGTCACGGGGATTACACCGTGCACGAGAACAACTTCGCCAATGTGCGCAAGGCGGCCGAGGACGCGCAGCGGCCCGTCGCGGTGCTCGTCGACCTGCAGGGGCCGAAGATCCGGCTCGGCAAGTTCGCCGACGGCCCGCACGAGCTCGCCGAGGGCGACATCTTCAAGATCACGATCGAAGACGTCCCCGGCACCAAGGAGCTCGTCTCCACGACGTTCAAGGGCCTTCCTGCCGATGTGCGGCCGGGCGACTTCCTGCTGATCGACGACGGCAAGGTACGCGTCAAGGTGCTCGAGACGGACGGCACGGTCGTCACGACCGAGGTCGTGGTCGGCGGGACCGTCTCGAACAACAAGGGCATCAACCTGCCCGGCGTGGCCGTGAACGTGCCGGCGCTGTCCGAGAAGGACGAGGCCGACCTGCGCTGGGCGCTCCAGATCGGCGCGGACCTCATCGCCCTGTCGTTCGTGCGCGACGCGAAGGACGTGCAGCGCGTGCACGTCATCATGGCCGAGGAGGGGCGCCGCATCCCGGTCATCGCGAAGATCGAGAAGCCCCAGGCCGTCGACAACCTCGAGGAGATCATCGACGCGTTCGACGGAATCATGGTGGCGCGCGGCGATCTGGCCGTCGAGCTGCCGCTCGAGGCGGTGCCGATCGTGCAGAAGCGCGCGGTCGAGCTGTGTCGCCGCATGGCCAAGCCCGTCATCGTGGCGACGCAGATGCTCGAGTCGATGACGCACTCGCCCGTGCCGACGCGGGCCGAGGCATCCGATGTCGCCAACGCCGTCCTCGACGGCGCAGACGCGGTCATGCTGTCGGGTGAGACGAGCGTCGGCGAGTATCCGGTCGTGACCGTCGAGACGATGGGCCGCATCATCGAGTCGACCGAGGAGCACGGCCTCGAGCGCATCCTGCCGCTCAACACGAAGCCCCGCACGCAGGGCGGCGCCATCACGCTCGCCGCGATGGAGGTCGCCGAGTTCGTCGAGGCGGAGTTCGTATGCATCTTCACGGAGTCCGGTGACACCGCTCGCCGCATGTCGCGCCTGCGTCCGCGCATCCCGATGATGGCGTTCACGCCCGAGCCGGCGATCCGCCGTCGCATGGCGCTGACGTGGGGCATCGAGTCGGCGCTCGTCGAGCACGTGCCGCACACCGACCGCATGTTCATCCAGGTCGACGATTACTTCCTCGGCAACGACCTCGCGAAGGTGGGTGACAAGGTCGTCGTGATCTCGGGGTCGCCCCCCGGCATCATCGGCACGACCAACGACATCCGCGTCCACAAGATCGGCGACGCCGTGCACGGCGCAGCGCCGATCTACAAGTCCCGCGAGTAG
- a CDS encoding response regulator codes for MTENEQPAASSAAPRRVVVAEDESLIRLDIVEILRDNGFDVVGEAGDGETAVQLATELRPDLVIMDVKMPQLDGISAAEKLSKNNIAPVVLLTAFSQKELVERASEAGALAYVVKPFTPNDLLPAIEIALARHEQIITLEAEVADMVERFETRKLVDRAKGLLNEKMGLTEPEAFRWIQKASMDRRLTMQDVAKAIIEQLAPKK; via the coding sequence GTGACTGAGAACGAGCAGCCTGCAGCGTCGTCCGCCGCTCCGCGCCGAGTGGTCGTAGCCGAAGACGAGTCGCTCATCCGGCTCGACATCGTCGAGATCCTGCGCGACAACGGCTTCGATGTCGTGGGTGAGGCGGGAGACGGCGAGACCGCCGTTCAGCTCGCGACCGAGCTGCGTCCCGACCTCGTGATCATGGACGTCAAGATGCCGCAGCTCGACGGCATCAGCGCCGCTGAGAAGCTCAGCAAGAACAACATCGCACCCGTCGTGCTGTTGACAGCCTTCAGCCAGAAGGAGCTCGTCGAGCGCGCGAGCGAGGCCGGCGCGCTCGCCTATGTCGTGAAGCCGTTCACGCCCAACGATCTGCTGCCCGCGATCGAGATCGCGCTGGCCCGTCACGAGCAGATCATCACGCTCGAGGCCGAGGTCGCCGACATGGTCGAGCGGTTCGAGACGCGCAAGCTCGTCGACCGCGCGAAGGGCCTTCTCAACGAGAAGATGGGCCTCACCGAGCCCGAGGCGTTCCGCTGGATCCAGAAGGCGTCGATGGACCGTCGCCTCACGATGCAGGACGTCGCGAAGGCCATCATCGAGCAGCTCGCTCCCAAGAAGTGA
- a CDS encoding glutamate synthase small subunit — protein sequence MADPKGFLKVTERELPPRRPVPVRILDWKEVYEPGDSAVLRRQAGRCMDCGIPFCHKGCPLGNLIPEWNDLTWRGEGRAASERLHATNNFPEFTGRLCPAPCEASCVLGINQPAVTIKQVEVSIADEAFSSGWIEPEPPGRLTGKTVAVVGSGPAGLAAAQQLTRAGHTVAVFERDDRIGGLLRYGIPDFKMEKRHIEARLRQMRDEGTRFRAGVEIGKDISWKDLRARYDAVVIATGATVPRDLPIPGRDYAGVHYAMEYLIESNRAIAGDSVPNQITAEGKHVVVIGGGDTGADCIGTAHRQGALSVTNLAIGRRPPGERPEHQPWPMTPTIFEVQSAHEEGGQREYLASTVEFLANGAGEVRALRVAETEFVDGRRVPKAGTERDIPADLVLIAMGFTGPERTALEDQLGTAFTDRGNVERDDVFQTSTPGVFVAGDAGRGQSLIVWAIAEGRAAAARVDEHLMGVTALPAPVRPRDVAIGLQPA from the coding sequence GTGGCTGACCCGAAGGGCTTTCTCAAGGTCACCGAACGCGAGCTGCCGCCGCGGCGGCCCGTTCCGGTGCGCATCCTCGACTGGAAAGAGGTCTACGAGCCGGGCGACTCGGCGGTGCTCCGCCGTCAGGCGGGCCGCTGCATGGACTGCGGCATCCCGTTCTGCCACAAGGGCTGCCCACTCGGGAACCTGATCCCCGAGTGGAACGACCTCACGTGGCGGGGAGAGGGCCGCGCGGCGAGCGAGCGCCTGCATGCGACCAACAACTTCCCCGAGTTCACGGGGCGGCTGTGCCCCGCGCCGTGCGAGGCCTCGTGCGTGCTCGGCATCAACCAGCCCGCCGTCACGATCAAGCAGGTCGAGGTGTCGATCGCCGACGAGGCGTTCTCGAGCGGATGGATCGAGCCCGAGCCGCCCGGGCGGCTCACCGGCAAGACGGTCGCCGTGGTCGGCTCCGGCCCCGCGGGGCTCGCCGCCGCGCAGCAGCTCACGCGCGCCGGGCACACGGTCGCGGTGTTCGAGCGCGACGACCGCATCGGAGGTCTCCTGCGCTACGGCATCCCGGACTTCAAGATGGAGAAGCGCCACATCGAGGCGCGCCTGCGCCAGATGCGCGACGAGGGCACGCGGTTCCGCGCCGGCGTCGAGATCGGCAAGGACATCTCGTGGAAGGACCTCCGCGCGCGCTACGACGCCGTCGTGATCGCGACGGGCGCGACCGTGCCGCGCGATCTGCCGATCCCGGGCCGGGACTACGCGGGCGTCCACTACGCGATGGAGTACCTCATCGAGTCGAACCGCGCGATCGCGGGCGACTCCGTCCCGAACCAGATCACGGCCGAGGGCAAGCACGTCGTCGTGATCGGCGGCGGCGACACGGGCGCGGACTGCATCGGCACGGCGCACCGCCAGGGCGCGCTGAGCGTGACGAACCTCGCGATCGGACGTCGTCCTCCGGGTGAGCGCCCCGAGCACCAGCCGTGGCCCATGACGCCGACGATCTTCGAGGTGCAGTCCGCGCACGAGGAAGGCGGTCAGCGCGAGTACCTCGCGTCGACGGTCGAGTTCCTCGCGAACGGCGCGGGCGAGGTGCGGGCGCTGCGCGTCGCCGAGACCGAGTTCGTCGACGGCCGCCGCGTGCCCAAGGCCGGCACCGAGCGCGATATCCCCGCCGACCTCGTGCTCATCGCCATGGGCTTCACCGGCCCGGAGCGCACGGCGCTCGAGGACCAGCTCGGCACGGCGTTCACCGACCGCGGCAACGTCGAGCGAGACGACGTCTTCCAGACCTCGACGCCCGGCGTCTTCGTCGCGGGCGACGCCGGCCGCGGCCAGTCGCTCATCGTGTGGGCGATCGCGGAGGGGCGCGCGGCCGCCGCGCGCGTCGACGAACACCTCATGGGCGTCACGGCGCTTCCGGCGCCGGTGCGCCCGCGCGATGTCGCCATCGGACTGCAGCCCGCGTAG
- the polA gene encoding DNA polymerase I, with amino-acid sequence MTDSAKPTLLVVDGHSLAYRAFYALPVENFSTKDGQHTNGIYGFLAMLINLIKAEKPTHMAVAFDTSRQSFRTREYPEYKANRSETPAEFRGQIPLLQDCLAAMNIPVLSLEDIEADDILATLATQGEEQGFRVLVCSGDRDTIQLVDDDITLLYPNVQGVSQLKRYDTQAVIEKYGLPPQNYPDIAALVGETSDNLPGVPKVGEKTAVKWLNQFGSLDELLANADKVTGVVGNNLREHLEAVKRNRALNRLLRDVELPVGPADLEVKPIDAQAVRDIFSRLEFRTLLPRVFEAAGLDGAAGTTQSTAEVPPMPKSAEPSPTELADWLAAAAGEVGVTVTIEGGLPRRVGFATLEAAVEMTWTPEVAEAIASWFASDAPKVFSDTKPQLKALRRAGVDVGGLAFDTILAGWLIRPSFPDKTLSDLVDRYLGERLPESDPTQLVPETEGATPGQVSWFTLRVADALRVELPARVASVLTDIELPTLVTLAGMELAGVAVSHDKLAALSGELGERADAIAQQAFAAIGREVNLGSPKQLQEVLFEELQLPKTRKTKTGYSTDAAVLADLQETNPHPFLDLLLQHREATKLRQIIESLDTAIGPDGRIRTTYLQTGSQTGRLSSTDPNLQNIPIRTEEGARIRAAFEVGTGYEALLTADYSQIEMRIMAHLSGDPGLIEAFNSGEDTHRYVGARVFGVAPEDVTPLMRTKVKAMSYGLVYGLSAFGLSKQLRIDQSEAKQLMMEYFARFGAVRDYLRSSVEQARIDGYTETIFGRRRPFPDLTSPNRVLRENAERAALNAPIQGSAADIMKIALFRIHDEFVAEGLRSRVLLQIHDELVVEVAPGEWDAAERIVRSRMADAAELTVPLDVQIGRGADWNEAGH; translated from the coding sequence GTGACGGACTCCGCAAAGCCCACCCTCCTGGTCGTCGACGGTCATTCGCTCGCGTATCGCGCGTTCTACGCGCTCCCTGTCGAGAACTTCTCGACGAAGGACGGCCAGCACACGAACGGCATCTACGGCTTCCTCGCGATGCTGATCAACCTGATCAAGGCCGAGAAGCCGACGCACATGGCCGTGGCCTTCGACACGTCGCGTCAGTCCTTCCGCACGCGCGAGTATCCCGAGTACAAGGCGAACCGCTCCGAGACCCCGGCCGAGTTCCGCGGGCAGATTCCGCTGCTGCAGGACTGCCTCGCCGCGATGAACATCCCGGTGCTCTCGCTCGAAGACATCGAGGCCGACGACATCCTCGCGACGCTCGCGACCCAGGGCGAGGAGCAGGGCTTCCGCGTGCTCGTGTGCTCGGGCGACCGCGACACGATCCAGCTCGTCGACGATGACATCACGCTGCTGTACCCGAACGTGCAGGGCGTCTCGCAGCTCAAGCGCTACGACACCCAGGCCGTCATCGAGAAGTACGGCCTGCCGCCGCAGAACTACCCCGACATCGCGGCGCTCGTCGGCGAGACGAGCGACAACCTTCCGGGCGTGCCGAAGGTCGGCGAGAAGACAGCGGTGAAGTGGCTCAACCAGTTCGGGTCGCTCGACGAGCTGCTCGCGAACGCCGACAAGGTGACGGGCGTGGTGGGCAACAACCTCCGCGAGCACCTCGAAGCCGTCAAGCGCAACCGCGCGCTCAACCGGCTGCTGCGCGACGTCGAGCTTCCGGTCGGGCCGGCCGACCTCGAGGTCAAGCCGATAGACGCGCAGGCGGTGCGCGACATCTTCTCGCGGCTGGAGTTCCGCACCCTGCTGCCGCGCGTCTTCGAAGCGGCGGGGCTCGACGGGGCGGCGGGCACGACCCAGTCGACGGCCGAAGTGCCGCCGATGCCGAAGTCGGCCGAGCCGTCGCCGACCGAGCTCGCCGACTGGCTCGCAGCTGCGGCCGGCGAAGTGGGCGTGACCGTCACGATCGAAGGCGGGCTGCCGCGCCGCGTCGGCTTCGCGACCCTCGAGGCGGCGGTCGAGATGACGTGGACTCCCGAGGTCGCCGAGGCGATCGCGTCGTGGTTCGCGTCCGACGCACCGAAGGTGTTCAGCGACACGAAGCCGCAGCTGAAGGCACTGCGCCGTGCCGGCGTCGACGTCGGCGGGCTCGCGTTCGACACGATCCTCGCCGGGTGGCTCATCCGTCCGAGCTTCCCCGACAAGACGCTGTCCGATCTCGTCGACCGCTACCTCGGCGAGCGCCTTCCCGAGTCCGATCCGACGCAGCTCGTGCCCGAGACCGAGGGCGCCACGCCGGGCCAGGTGTCGTGGTTCACGCTGCGGGTCGCCGACGCCCTGCGCGTCGAGCTGCCGGCGCGCGTGGCATCCGTCCTCACCGACATCGAGCTGCCCACGCTCGTCACCCTCGCCGGCATGGAGCTCGCGGGCGTCGCCGTCTCGCACGACAAGCTCGCGGCGCTCTCGGGCGAGCTGGGCGAGCGCGCCGATGCGATCGCGCAGCAGGCGTTCGCCGCGATCGGGCGCGAGGTCAACCTCGGCTCGCCGAAGCAGCTGCAAGAGGTGCTCTTCGAAGAGCTGCAGCTGCCGAAGACCCGCAAGACCAAGACGGGGTATTCGACGGATGCCGCGGTGCTCGCCGACCTGCAGGAGACGAACCCGCATCCGTTCCTCGACCTGCTGCTGCAGCACCGCGAGGCGACGAAGCTGCGTCAGATCATCGAGTCGCTCGACACCGCGATCGGGCCCGACGGGCGCATCCGCACCACCTACTTGCAGACCGGAAGCCAGACCGGCCGGCTCTCGAGCACCGACCCGAACCTGCAGAACATCCCGATCCGCACCGAGGAGGGTGCCCGCATCCGCGCCGCGTTCGAAGTGGGAACGGGCTACGAGGCGCTGCTCACCGCGGACTACTCGCAGATCGAGATGCGGATCATGGCGCACCTGTCGGGCGACCCCGGCCTCATCGAGGCGTTCAACTCGGGCGAAGACACGCACCGCTACGTCGGCGCGCGCGTCTTCGGCGTCGCCCCCGAAGACGTCACGCCGCTCATGCGCACGAAGGTCAAGGCGATGTCGTACGGGCTCGTGTACGGCCTGTCGGCGTTCGGCCTGTCGAAGCAGCTGCGGATCGACCAGTCCGAGGCGAAGCAGCTCATGATGGAGTACTTCGCGCGGTTCGGCGCGGTGCGCGACTACCTGCGCTCATCGGTCGAGCAGGCGCGCATCGACGGCTACACCGAGACGATCTTCGGTCGCCGCCGGCCCTTCCCCGACCTCACGAGCCCCAACCGCGTGCTGCGCGAGAACGCCGAGCGTGCGGCCCTCAACGCGCCGATCCAGGGCAGCGCGGCCGACATCATGAAGATCGCTCTCTTCCGCATCCACGACGAGTTCGTCGCCGAGGGTCTGCGGTCGCGCGTGCTGCTGCAGATCCACGACGAGCTCGTGGTCGAGGTCGCGCCGGGGGAGTGGGACGCGGCCGAGCGCATCGTCCGATCACGTATGGCGGATGCCGCGGAGCTGACGGTCCCGCTCGACGTTCAGATCGGCCGCGGCGCCGACTGGAACGAGGCCGGTCACTAG